A stretch of the Thunnus thynnus chromosome 7, fThuThy2.1, whole genome shotgun sequence genome encodes the following:
- the sae1 gene encoding SUMO-activating enzyme subunit 1, which produces MIDMIEKEDPVISEEEAAQYDRQIRLWGLDAQKRLRGSRVLLAGLGGLGAEVAKNLILAGVKGLTLLDHEQVSEESCRAQFLVPVTAQGQNRAQASLERAQNLNPMVEVHADTDRVEDKPDDFFLQFDAVCLTGCSRDLMVRVDQLCSQRNIKVFCGDVYGYYGYMFCNLGKEYSYVEEKPKLVKPTGDSNDGPEAKKAKVDPNETTMVKKTTSFCTLKEALEVDWSSEKAKAGLKRTPVDYFLLHVLLKFRTDKGRDPDPQSSAEDSQLLRQIRDDVLEALAVSGDLLNDDFISFCFSEMSPVCAVVGGVLGQEIVKALSQRDPPHRNFFFFDGRKGNGVVDYFGQN; this is translated from the exons ATGATCGATATGATCGAGAAGGAGGACCCGGTCATCAGTGAGGAGGAGGCGGCTCAGTACGACCGGCAGATCCGATTGTGGGGGCTCGATGCCCAGAAGAG gttGCGAGGGTCCCGTGTGCTCCTGGCAGGTTTAGGTGGTCTGGGGGCTGAAGTGGCCAAGAACTTAATCTTGGCTGGAGTTAAAGGACTCACCTTGCTGGATCATGAACAG GTGTCAGAGGAGTCATGTCGAGCTCAGTTCCTGGTTCCAGTAACCGCTCAGGGCCAGAATCGAGCCCAGGCCTCTCTGGAGCGAGCGCAGAACCTCAACCCGATGGTAGAGGTCCACGCCGACACCGACAGAGTGGAGGACAAACCAGATGACTTCTTTCTGCAATTCGATGCG GTTTGTCTGACAGGCTGCTCCAGAGACCTGATGGTGCGGGTCGACCAGTTGTGCTCTCAGCGCAACATCAAGGTCTTCTGTGGGGACGTTTACGGTTACTACGGTTACATGTTCTGCAACCTCGGAAAGGAGTACAGCTATGTTGA GGAGAAACCTAAACTAGTGAAACCAACTGGAGATTCCAATGACGGTCCAGAGGCAAAGAAAGCCAAAGTTGATCCCAACGAGACCACCATGGTGAAAAAG ACGACCAGTTTCTGCACCCTGAAGGAGGCTCTGGAGGTTGACTGGTCGAGTGAGAAGGCCAAAGCGGGTCTGAAGCGAACTCCTGTGGACTACTTCCTGCTTCATG TCCTGTTGAAGTTTCGCACAGACAAAGGCCGTGACCCCGACCCACAGTCCTCTGCAGAAGACAGTCAGCTCCTGAGACAGATCCGTGATGACGTCCTGGAGGCCCTGGCGGTGAGCGGTGACCTCCTGAATGATGACTTCATCAG tttctgtttctctgagaTGTCTCCCGTGTGCGCCGTCGTGGGAGGAGTCCTAGGACAAGAAATCGTCAAG